In a genomic window of Agarivorans albus:
- a CDS encoding ABC transporter substrate-binding protein yields the protein MKKGLAKLSLALVASAVAVGVQAQTFVFCSEGSPEGFNPSLYTAGTTFDASSKTIFNRLVEFEVGTTNVVPGLAESWDVSEDGLEYTFHLRKGVKFHSQKKGFKPSREFNADDVVFTFERQDDPEHPYHKVSGGSYEYYSGMGMNDLVKEIVKVDDYTVKFVLSKPEAPFIANMAMDFASIFSAEQADAMLAAGTPEKLDLDPVGTGPFQKVQYQKDSIIRYVGNADYWQGAPKIDRLVFSITPDASVRYAKLKAGECHVMPYPNPADVEQMQKDADINLMSQEGLNVGYLAFNTQKPPFDNVKVRQALSLAVNKQAIIDAVFQGSGKIAKNPIPPTMWSYNEDTVDYPYDPVKAKALLAEAGVTDLKTNIWAMPVQRPYNPNARRMAEVIQADWAKVGVQAEIVSYEWGEYLKRSKQGEHDTVLLGWTGDNGDPDNFLSVLLGCDAVGGGNRAMWCHKPFNDVITKAKQISVQAERAPLYEEAQLIFKEQAPWVTIAHSVAYKPVRKEVQGFKIDPLGGHHFYGVSLK from the coding sequence ATGAAGAAAGGATTGGCGAAGCTGTCACTTGCACTTGTAGCTAGTGCGGTAGCTGTGGGCGTTCAAGCGCAAACATTTGTCTTCTGTTCAGAAGGCAGTCCAGAAGGTTTTAACCCAAGTTTATATACAGCAGGAACCACTTTTGATGCGTCTTCTAAGACCATCTTTAACCGTTTGGTTGAATTTGAAGTAGGTACAACCAATGTTGTTCCAGGGTTGGCAGAATCTTGGGATGTTTCTGAAGATGGCCTAGAGTACACCTTTCATTTACGCAAAGGCGTAAAATTTCACAGTCAGAAAAAAGGTTTCAAACCTTCTCGCGAATTTAATGCTGACGACGTAGTGTTCACCTTTGAACGCCAAGATGACCCTGAGCATCCTTACCATAAAGTATCGGGTGGTTCTTACGAGTACTACAGCGGTATGGGTATGAACGACTTGGTTAAAGAGATCGTTAAAGTTGACGATTACACGGTTAAGTTTGTACTAAGCAAGCCTGAAGCTCCGTTTATTGCAAACATGGCGATGGACTTTGCATCTATCTTCTCTGCTGAGCAAGCTGATGCGATGTTAGCTGCTGGTACACCTGAGAAACTAGACTTAGACCCTGTGGGTACTGGTCCTTTCCAAAAAGTACAATACCAAAAAGACTCAATTATTCGCTACGTAGGTAATGCAGATTACTGGCAAGGCGCGCCTAAGATTGACCGTTTGGTATTCTCTATTACACCAGATGCATCAGTACGTTACGCCAAGCTTAAAGCTGGCGAGTGTCACGTAATGCCTTATCCAAACCCGGCTGATGTTGAGCAAATGCAAAAAGATGCTGACATCAACCTAATGAGCCAAGAAGGCTTAAACGTAGGTTACTTGGCATTTAATACCCAAAAACCACCATTTGATAACGTTAAAGTTCGCCAAGCTCTTAGCCTAGCGGTTAACAAGCAAGCGATTATTGATGCGGTATTCCAGGGTAGCGGTAAAATTGCTAAAAACCCAATCCCACCAACAATGTGGTCTTACAACGAAGATACCGTTGATTACCCTTACGATCCGGTTAAAGCAAAAGCTTTATTGGCCGAAGCGGGTGTGACCGATCTTAAGACTAACATTTGGGCAATGCCAGTACAGCGTCCTTACAACCCTAACGCACGTCGTATGGCGGAAGTGATTCAAGCTGACTGGGCAAAAGTAGGCGTACAAGCTGAAATCGTTAGCTACGAATGGGGTGAATACCTTAAGCGTTCTAAGCAAGGTGAGCACGATACCGTGTTACTTGGTTGGACCGGTGATAATGGTGACCCAGATAACTTCCTAAGCGTATTACTAGGCTGTGATGCTGTTGGTGGTGGTAACCGTGCTATGTGGTGTCATAAGCCATTTAACGACGTAATCACTAAAGCTAAACAGATTTCTGTTCAAGCTGAACGTGCACCACTGTACGAAGAAGCACAGTTAATCTTTAAAGAACAAGCTCCGTGGGTAACAATTGCTCACTCAGTGGCTTACAAGCCAGTTCGTAAAGAAGTTCAAGGCTTTAAGATTGATCCATTAGGTGGTCACCACTTCTATGGCGTGTCGCTAAAATAA
- a CDS encoding phosphatidylglycerophosphatase A family protein → MDKALAKLSLRNPLHLCALGLGSGLAPKAPGTFGTLAAIPLYLLLAPLPVWAYVAVLLVSFVFGVWCCQKASDAMGVHDHGAIVWDEFVGYWITMFMVPLSPLNVLLGFILFRFFDVLKPWPIKILDKKVHGGFGIMIDDVLAGVFAAISLQVVLFVLA, encoded by the coding sequence ATGGATAAAGCTTTAGCCAAATTAAGCTTACGGAACCCTCTACACTTATGCGCACTTGGTTTAGGTAGTGGCTTAGCCCCCAAAGCACCGGGTACTTTTGGTACCTTAGCTGCCATTCCTTTGTATTTACTGCTAGCGCCATTACCTGTTTGGGCCTACGTGGCAGTACTACTAGTAAGCTTTGTTTTTGGTGTTTGGTGTTGTCAAAAAGCGAGTGATGCGATGGGGGTACATGATCATGGGGCGATTGTGTGGGATGAGTTTGTTGGCTACTGGATTACCATGTTCATGGTGCCGCTATCTCCCCTTAATGTGCTACTCGGCTTTATACTTTTTCGCTTTTTTGATGTTTTGAAGCCTTGGCCCATCAAAATTTTGGACAAAAAAGTGCACGGTGGCTTTGGTATAATGATAGATGACGTATTAGCCGGTGTGTTTGCTGCTATTTCTTTGCAAGTTGTGCTGTTTGTCCTCGCTTAA
- the thiL gene encoding thiamine-phosphate kinase encodes MSSQPPLGEFDIIEKFFQRSASRPDVLLGVGDDAALVTVPENNQIAISTDTLVEGVHFFSDIPPRALGHKALAVNLSDMAAMGAEPRWVTLAITLPEIDEAWLAQFSKGFYDLAEYFNVALIGGDTTKGPLSITVTVHGVVPEGKALRRDGAKPGDWVYVTGNIGDSGLALAHLQDKISLNPQQLELSLKQHYYPQPRVLAGYGLRDIASATIDISDGLYNDLQHILRKSHCSAVLNLDSLPLSETMNEAVGVDQSIALALNGGEDYELCFTVPESNKGSVDTSLSFSGIQFTCIGQLAPGHGEIKLKYQDKPYQIEPTGWDHFN; translated from the coding sequence ATGTCTTCTCAGCCTCCTTTGGGTGAATTTGATATCATCGAAAAGTTCTTCCAGCGCAGTGCTTCACGCCCCGATGTATTACTGGGTGTAGGTGATGATGCAGCGCTGGTAACTGTTCCCGAGAATAACCAAATTGCTATTTCTACCGACACCTTGGTAGAAGGCGTACATTTTTTCTCAGATATCCCACCTCGCGCGCTTGGCCATAAAGCGCTTGCCGTTAATTTAAGCGACATGGCAGCCATGGGGGCAGAGCCGCGTTGGGTGACCTTAGCGATCACCTTGCCGGAAATTGACGAAGCGTGGTTAGCCCAGTTCAGCAAAGGCTTTTATGACTTAGCTGAATACTTCAATGTTGCCTTAATTGGTGGTGACACCACTAAAGGTCCCTTAAGTATTACCGTGACGGTTCACGGCGTAGTACCTGAAGGAAAAGCCTTGCGCAGAGACGGAGCCAAGCCTGGTGACTGGGTATATGTTACTGGCAATATTGGTGACTCTGGTCTTGCGCTAGCGCATCTTCAAGACAAAATCAGCTTAAACCCTCAACAGTTAGAGCTAAGCTTAAAACAGCACTATTACCCGCAACCTCGGGTGCTTGCTGGCTATGGCTTGCGTGATATAGCCTCTGCAACCATTGATATTTCAGATGGCCTATACAACGATTTACAGCATATCCTCAGAAAAAGCCATTGCTCGGCGGTACTAAACCTAGACAGCCTGCCACTTTCAGAGACCATGAATGAAGCCGTTGGTGTAGATCAAAGCATTGCCTTAGCACTAAATGGTGGCGAGGATTACGAGCTATGCTTTACTGTGCCTGAATCTAATAAAGGCTCAGTCGATACTTCTTTATCTTTCAGTGGAATACAGTTTACTTGTATCGGGCAGTTAGCGCCTGGCCATGGCGAGATAAAGCTAAAATATCAAGATAAACCTTATCAAATCGAACCCACTGGGTGGGATCACTTCAACTAA
- the nusB gene encoding transcription antitermination factor NusB translates to MKPAARRKARQFATQAIYQWQVTKDSVANIEHQFLTEQDMSKADVPYFSTLLTGVVANSEKLDEAMSSSLSRKLEELDIVEHAILLIGVYELLMVSDVPPKVVINEAIELAKSFAAEDSHKFVNGVLDKVLRLQQFKS, encoded by the coding sequence GTGAAACCAGCTGCACGTCGTAAAGCTAGGCAATTTGCTACTCAAGCAATTTATCAATGGCAGGTGACCAAGGACAGCGTTGCTAACATCGAACATCAGTTCCTAACCGAACAAGACATGAGTAAGGCCGATGTTCCTTATTTTTCTACTCTGCTGACTGGCGTAGTAGCAAACAGCGAAAAGTTAGATGAAGCGATGAGCTCTTCGCTTTCTCGTAAGTTAGAAGAATTAGATATTGTTGAACACGCAATTTTGTTGATTGGTGTTTACGAGCTATTAATGGTGAGCGATGTGCCACCTAAAGTTGTAATTAACGAAGCGATTGAATTAGCTAAGTCATTTGCCGCTGAAGATAGCCACAAGTTTGTTAATGGCGTGCTAGATAAAGTACTACGTTTACAGCAGTTTAAGTCTTAG
- the ribH gene encoding 6,7-dimethyl-8-ribityllumazine synthase: protein MKVIEANLATPNAKVAIVIARFNSFINESLLSGAVDTLTRQGGISDDNITVVRVPGAVEIPLAAKRIAASKKYDAIIALGTVIRGGTYHFELVANECHKGLAQVMMEFDIPVTFGVLTTESIEQAIERAGTKMGNKGTEAALSALEMINLVDQIEV, encoded by the coding sequence ATGAAAGTAATTGAAGCAAATTTAGCTACACCAAACGCTAAAGTGGCTATTGTTATCGCTCGTTTTAACAGCTTTATTAACGAGAGCTTGTTATCTGGCGCTGTGGATACGCTAACTCGTCAAGGTGGTATTAGCGATGACAACATTACAGTTGTTCGTGTACCGGGCGCAGTAGAGATCCCACTGGCTGCTAAACGCATTGCAGCAAGCAAAAAGTACGATGCTATTATTGCTTTAGGTACAGTAATTCGTGGTGGCACTTACCACTTTGAATTAGTGGCTAACGAATGCCACAAAGGTTTAGCTCAAGTTATGATGGAATTTGATATTCCAGTAACTTTTGGCGTGCTTACTACTGAGTCTATCGAGCAAGCGATTGAACGCGCTGGCACTAAAATGGGTAATAAAGGTACCGAAGCTGCCCTAAGCGCTTTGGAAATGATCAACTTAGTTGATCAGATAGAAGTTTAA
- the ribBA gene encoding bifunctional 3,4-dihydroxy-2-butanone-4-phosphate synthase/GTP cyclohydrolase II: MSLSSIEEIIEDLRHGKMVVLMDDEDRENEGDLIMAADMVTPEAINFMATYGRGLICLPMTKQRCQQLKLPLMVDVNTEQFATNFTVSIEASQGVTTGISAADRSRTVQAAVARDAKPSDIVMPGHIFPLMAQEGGVLTRAGHTEAGTDLARLAGREPAAVIVEILNQDGTMARRPDLEVFCKEHGLKMGTIADLIEYRNNNETTIERVAECKMPSRHGDFKLITYRDTIDEKVHFVMQAGEIKEDEATLVRVHLHNTFSDLLGSDRAGKMSWPLDKALEKIAQENGVLVLLSTDDKADNLIDQVKAFALQDRGETPAQKQAHSASRTVGVGSQILADLGVSKMRLLSSPKRYHALSGFGLEVVEYIDQE, from the coding sequence ATGTCACTAAGCAGTATCGAAGAAATTATTGAAGATTTACGCCATGGAAAAATGGTGGTGCTAATGGATGATGAAGATCGAGAGAATGAAGGCGATCTCATCATGGCAGCTGATATGGTAACACCAGAGGCCATCAACTTTATGGCTACCTATGGGCGTGGATTGATTTGTTTACCCATGACTAAACAGCGCTGTCAGCAACTAAAGTTGCCACTGATGGTAGATGTTAATACCGAGCAGTTTGCTACTAATTTCACGGTATCTATTGAAGCATCGCAAGGCGTGACTACCGGAATTTCTGCAGCAGATCGCTCACGCACTGTGCAAGCAGCCGTTGCCCGTGATGCTAAGCCTAGTGACATTGTTATGCCTGGCCATATCTTCCCGCTAATGGCGCAAGAAGGTGGGGTACTTACTCGCGCTGGACATACTGAAGCAGGAACTGATTTGGCAAGGTTAGCTGGTCGAGAACCTGCAGCTGTGATTGTTGAGATCCTTAATCAAGATGGCACTATGGCGCGTCGCCCTGATCTTGAGGTGTTCTGTAAAGAACATGGGTTAAAGATGGGCACTATCGCCGATCTCATCGAATACCGTAATAACAACGAAACCACTATTGAGCGAGTAGCAGAATGTAAAATGCCTAGCCGCCACGGTGATTTCAAGCTGATTACCTACCGCGATACCATCGATGAAAAAGTCCACTTTGTTATGCAAGCTGGTGAGATAAAAGAAGATGAGGCCACGCTGGTACGTGTGCACTTACACAATACTTTTAGTGATTTATTAGGCAGTGACCGGGCTGGAAAGATGAGCTGGCCGCTGGATAAAGCGCTAGAAAAAATTGCTCAAGAAAATGGCGTTCTGGTGCTACTTAGTACCGATGATAAGGCCGATAATTTGATTGACCAAGTTAAAGCCTTTGCTCTGCAAGATCGCGGTGAGACTCCAGCCCAGAAACAAGCGCACAGTGCTTCACGTACTGTGGGAGTGGGCTCGCAAATTTTAGCTGATTTGGGTGTAAGTAAAATGCGCTTGTTAAGTTCACCTAAGCGTTATCACGCATTATCTGGCTTCGGTTTGGAAGTGGTTGAGTATATCGACCAAGAATAA
- a CDS encoding riboflavin synthase, translating into MFTGIIEALGKISRIEKRSGDVRLNIASAGLDMSDVRLGDSIAVNGICLTVVDFSNEHFCADVSTETLSLTSLAKCKQGDKVNLEKAMLATNRFGGHIVSGHVDGLAEVVSISPSARAINIWLKVPNDLARYIAHKGSVTVDGISLTVNEVQQQQLRLTIIPHTAEQTTIGAWSPGQKINLEVDVIARYVERLIGYADENTNDSKINTAFLAQHGFMK; encoded by the coding sequence ATGTTTACTGGAATAATTGAAGCCCTAGGCAAGATTTCTCGCATTGAAAAACGCAGTGGTGACGTACGATTAAACATCGCCAGTGCTGGTTTAGATATGTCGGATGTAAGACTTGGCGATAGCATCGCGGTAAATGGTATATGTTTAACCGTGGTCGACTTCAGCAATGAGCACTTTTGCGCCGATGTATCTACCGAAACGTTAAGTTTAACTTCACTAGCTAAATGCAAACAAGGTGACAAGGTTAACCTTGAAAAAGCCATGCTCGCGACTAATCGCTTTGGTGGTCATATTGTCAGTGGTCATGTTGATGGCTTAGCAGAGGTAGTAAGCATTAGCCCCAGCGCACGTGCGATTAATATTTGGCTAAAGGTTCCTAATGATCTGGCGCGTTACATAGCCCATAAAGGCTCCGTAACCGTAGATGGCATTAGCTTAACGGTGAACGAAGTACAGCAGCAACAGCTACGTTTAACGATTATTCCCCATACCGCCGAGCAAACAACCATTGGTGCTTGGTCGCCTGGGCAAAAAATTAACTTAGAAGTTGATGTTATCGCTCGCTATGTGGAGCGTTTAATCGGCTATGCTGATGAGAACACTAACGATTCAAAAATAAATACTGCATTTTTGGCGCAGCACGGCTTTATGAAATAG
- the ribD gene encoding bifunctional diaminohydroxyphosphoribosylaminopyrimidine deaminase/5-amino-6-(5-phosphoribosylamino)uracil reductase RibD produces the protein MSFSVQDCQCMAKAIALAKRGKYTTAPNPNVGCVLVKDGQIIGEGYHRKAGEGHAEVNAAADAKQRGFSLKGASCYVTLEPCSHVGRTPACATMLVEQQVAEVVIAMVDPNPQVAGRGIKRLEEAGIKVRTGLMEHSARALNPGFLSRVERKRPFVRLKLAGSIDAKIALANGESKWITSAHSRSDVQRERAASHAILSTATTVIRDNASLNVRFNELGSLAEQLDETLLRQPLRVIIDRKQRLAEAAQDLNIFKNSESFWLAGHQSQTQLPAAKQLVIEDTPNFLPQLMQELAEAEVNDIWVEAGANFAAALIQANLVDQLICYQAGLLMGADAHSLVGFEGYQSMSALNSWQCLETRRIGPDIKTIWIPQAQGTH, from the coding sequence GTGAGTTTTAGCGTTCAAGATTGCCAGTGTATGGCAAAGGCCATTGCGCTTGCCAAGCGCGGAAAATATACCACGGCACCCAATCCTAATGTGGGCTGCGTGTTGGTAAAAGATGGTCAGATTATTGGTGAAGGTTATCACCGTAAAGCCGGTGAAGGGCACGCCGAAGTGAATGCCGCGGCGGATGCCAAGCAACGTGGTTTTAGCCTAAAGGGGGCAAGCTGTTATGTCACTCTTGAGCCCTGCAGCCATGTAGGTAGAACGCCAGCTTGCGCCACAATGTTAGTAGAACAACAAGTGGCCGAAGTAGTGATTGCCATGGTTGACCCTAACCCACAGGTTGCTGGGCGCGGGATTAAGCGACTTGAAGAGGCTGGCATTAAAGTTCGTACCGGTCTAATGGAGCATTCAGCGCGTGCGCTTAACCCCGGATTTTTGAGCCGCGTTGAGCGTAAACGTCCTTTTGTTCGCTTGAAACTTGCTGGTTCTATCGATGCTAAAATAGCCTTAGCCAATGGCGAAAGCAAGTGGATCACCTCGGCTCATTCTCGCAGCGACGTGCAACGAGAACGGGCCGCTAGCCATGCTATTTTATCCACCGCTACTACGGTTATTCGCGATAATGCCAGCTTAAACGTGAGATTTAATGAGCTCGGTAGCCTTGCTGAGCAACTTGATGAAACACTGCTGCGCCAGCCATTGCGGGTGATTATTGACCGTAAACAACGCTTAGCAGAAGCAGCTCAAGACCTTAATATTTTTAAGAATAGTGAGTCTTTCTGGCTGGCCGGCCATCAATCACAAACGCAACTGCCAGCCGCAAAACAGCTGGTGATTGAAGACACGCCAAATTTTTTGCCGCAATTAATGCAGGAGCTAGCTGAAGCAGAAGTAAATGATATTTGGGTTGAAGCAGGAGCTAATTTTGCTGCAGCCCTGATTCAAGCTAACTTGGTTGATCAGCTTATCTGTTACCAAGCCGGTTTATTGATGGGAGCCGATGCTCACAGTTTAGTGGGGTTTGAGGGATATCAGTCGATGAGTGCGTTAAATTCTTGGCAATGCCTTGAAACTCGCCGAATTGGCCCCGACATTAAAACTATCTGGATCCCGCAAGCACAGGGCACACATTAA
- the nrdR gene encoding transcriptional regulator NrdR, giving the protein MHCPFCSAHETKVIDSRLVADGHQVRRRRECLECHERFTSFEVAELVMPRVIKGNGIREPFNEEKMRAGMMRALEKRPVSVDQVEQAVNKIKSQLRATGEREVATKFIGKIVMEQLIGLDKVAYVRFASVYHSFEDIKEFSDEIAKLEK; this is encoded by the coding sequence ATGCATTGTCCATTTTGTTCTGCTCATGAAACTAAGGTTATTGACTCGCGTTTGGTTGCCGATGGCCACCAAGTAAGAAGGCGTCGTGAATGCTTAGAATGCCATGAGCGCTTCACTTCTTTTGAAGTGGCCGAGTTGGTAATGCCGCGAGTGATTAAAGGCAATGGCATTAGAGAGCCTTTTAACGAAGAGAAAATGCGTGCTGGTATGATGCGTGCGTTGGAAAAACGCCCAGTAAGCGTTGACCAAGTAGAGCAAGCGGTAAACAAAATTAAGTCGCAGCTGCGGGCGACTGGCGAGCGTGAAGTTGCTACAAAATTCATTGGCAAGATTGTTATGGAACAGTTGATTGGCCTAGATAAAGTGGCCTACGTGCGTTTTGCTTCGGTTTATCACTCTTTTGAAGATATCAAAGAATTTAGTGACGAAATTGCTAAGTTGGAAAAGTAA
- a CDS encoding DJ-1/PfpI family protein: protein MAKILIIAGDFVEDYELMVPFQALQMVGHEVIATCPEKCIGEQIKTAIHDFEGDQTYTERPGHNFTLNGNFADIDTEEFDALLLPGGRAPEYLRLNAKVLEIIQAFAAKQQPIAAICHGAQLLTAAGIASGRHISAYPACAPEVTAAGGDYADIAVDQALTDGNLVTAPAWPAHPQWLAQFNKLLA from the coding sequence ATGGCGAAGATACTGATTATTGCAGGTGATTTTGTTGAAGATTATGAGTTAATGGTGCCATTTCAGGCACTGCAAATGGTAGGTCACGAAGTTATCGCAACTTGCCCAGAGAAATGCATTGGCGAACAAATTAAAACCGCCATCCATGACTTTGAAGGCGATCAAACCTATACCGAAAGACCGGGGCACAACTTCACTCTCAACGGCAATTTTGCTGACATCGATACCGAGGAGTTTGACGCGCTATTATTGCCCGGCGGACGGGCCCCGGAATACTTACGCTTAAATGCTAAGGTATTAGAAATAATTCAAGCCTTTGCCGCTAAACAACAGCCGATAGCGGCAATATGCCATGGCGCACAGCTATTAACAGCGGCAGGTATTGCCTCTGGCAGACACATTTCTGCCTACCCAGCTTGTGCGCCTGAAGTGACAGCTGCTGGCGGCGACTATGCAGATATTGCCGTTGACCAAGCCCTTACCGATGGGAACTTGGTCACCGCACCAGCTTGGCCTGCTCACCCGCAATGGCTAGCGCAATTCAATAAGCTATTGGCTTAA
- a CDS encoding ribbon-helix-helix domain-containing protein yields MCEIYSGAEAELFELKSRSVRLDGVVTSIRLEAIFWQLLEQIADEANLSLAGFLTQIYHEVLQREEKVGNFTSLLRVACTTHLNQGKRLTLTNPSLKQAESGNSIAKGYL; encoded by the coding sequence ATGTGTGAAATTTATTCTGGCGCCGAAGCGGAATTGTTTGAATTGAAGTCTCGGTCGGTGCGTTTAGATGGCGTAGTAACCAGTATTCGTTTGGAAGCAATATTTTGGCAGCTACTGGAGCAAATAGCCGATGAGGCTAACCTTAGTTTGGCGGGCTTTTTAACACAAATTTACCATGAGGTATTACAACGAGAAGAAAAGGTAGGTAATTTTACATCTTTACTTAGAGTGGCCTGTACTACTCACCTTAATCAAGGCAAGCGCTTAACACTCACTAATCCTTCGCTTAAACAAGCGGAATCAGGCAATTCCATTGCCAAGGGATATCTTTAA
- the glyA gene encoding serine hydroxymethyltransferase has product MLKRDMNIADYDAELWQAITKEEVRQEEHIELIASENYASPRVMEAQGSYLTNKYAEGYPGKRYYGGCEYVDKAEVLAIERAKQLFGADYANVQPHAGSQANSAVFMALLKAGDTVLGMSLAHGGHLTHGASVSFSGKIYNAVQYGINPETGELDYAEVERLAKEHKPKMIIAGFSAYSGVVDWQRFRDIADEVGAYLFVDMAHIAGLVAAGLYPNPVPVADVVTTTTHKTLAGPRGGLILARANEEVEKKLNSAVFPGGQGGPLMHVIAAKAVAFKEAMEPEFKQYQQNVLDNAKAMVAVLQERGYKIVSNGTENHLFLVDLIDKDITGKDADAALGRANITVNKNSVPNDPRSPFVTSGLRIGTPAITRRGLDVAASKELAGWICDVLDNLQDEAVIERVKGQVLELCQRFPVYA; this is encoded by the coding sequence ATGTTAAAGCGTGATATGAATATCGCCGATTACGATGCCGAATTATGGCAAGCCATTACTAAAGAAGAAGTTCGTCAAGAAGAGCACATTGAGCTGATTGCTTCTGAGAACTATGCCAGCCCACGAGTAATGGAAGCGCAAGGCTCTTACCTTACTAATAAGTACGCCGAAGGATATCCAGGTAAGCGTTACTATGGTGGTTGTGAGTATGTAGATAAAGCAGAAGTGCTAGCCATTGAGCGCGCCAAGCAACTATTTGGTGCCGACTACGCAAACGTGCAACCACATGCTGGTTCACAAGCTAACTCAGCTGTATTTATGGCTTTGCTTAAAGCAGGTGACACAGTACTAGGCATGAGTTTGGCTCATGGTGGTCACTTAACTCACGGTGCAAGCGTAAGCTTCTCAGGTAAAATCTACAACGCCGTTCAGTACGGGATTAACCCAGAAACTGGCGAGTTAGACTATGCAGAAGTTGAGCGTTTAGCTAAAGAACACAAACCTAAAATGATTATTGCTGGCTTCTCAGCCTACTCAGGTGTGGTTGATTGGCAGCGTTTCCGCGATATCGCAGACGAAGTAGGTGCTTACCTGTTCGTAGATATGGCGCACATTGCTGGTTTAGTGGCAGCTGGCTTGTATCCAAACCCAGTGCCAGTTGCAGATGTAGTAACAACTACTACTCACAAAACACTAGCTGGCCCACGTGGTGGTTTGATTTTGGCACGTGCCAACGAAGAAGTAGAGAAGAAGCTTAACTCTGCAGTATTCCCAGGTGGTCAAGGCGGTCCTTTGATGCATGTTATTGCTGCAAAAGCGGTAGCGTTCAAAGAAGCGATGGAGCCAGAGTTCAAGCAATACCAACAAAACGTATTAGATAATGCCAAAGCTATGGTTGCTGTACTGCAAGAGCGCGGTTATAAGATTGTGTCTAACGGTACAGAAAATCACTTGTTCTTGGTTGATCTCATCGACAAAGACATTACTGGTAAAGATGCCGACGCGGCACTAGGCCGTGCAAACATCACAGTAAATAAAAACTCGGTTCCAAACGATCCGCGTTCTCCATTCGTAACCAGTGGTTTACGTATTGGTACTCCAGCAATTACGCGTCGTGGCTTAGATGTAGCTGCTTCTAAAGAGTTAGCTGGTTGGATTTGTGATGTATTAGATAATTTACAAGACGAAGCGGTAATTGAGCGCGTTAAAGGCCAAGTGTTAGAACTTTGCCAGCGTTTCCCGGTCTACGCTTAA
- a CDS encoding ChaN family lipoprotein codes for MSLRLSGLILSLFFLSACSATPPKEQATPSADIQLQTYYDYALYNPNDQQIVENTQSLAKQLADSQVILFGEYHSHPAIHLAQLRLLEALYQQQNQISLSMEQFNRSQQALLDSYLANEIGEEWLIKQTKAWDNYRSDYRPLVEFAKDKQLTVVAANAPREHVRCIGQQGLGYLEGLEESERSKLAQDFTTNDPAYQQRLFGNAHHGDSEQSKNHFFAMLAWDETMAESITLQLQSQTTQQVMHTVGNFHIEQRQGTYSRVEQRLEGKKVSSLVAINHSEFIKLSEQQKQALGDYLIVVKSLPVRYQNKANQQAEFKHIKKQSSKQCKSAN; via the coding sequence ATGTCACTTCGCCTCTCAGGCCTCATTTTGTCACTTTTCTTTCTATCGGCTTGCAGCGCTACTCCGCCTAAAGAGCAAGCAACGCCATCCGCAGATATTCAATTGCAGACTTACTATGACTACGCACTGTACAACCCAAACGACCAACAAATTGTTGAAAACACCCAATCACTTGCCAAGCAACTGGCTGATTCTCAGGTAATACTGTTTGGCGAATACCACAGTCATCCCGCTATCCACTTAGCACAGCTGCGCTTATTGGAAGCCTTATATCAGCAACAAAACCAAATTAGTTTATCGATGGAGCAATTTAATCGCAGCCAACAAGCTTTATTAGATAGCTACCTAGCTAACGAAATAGGTGAAGAATGGCTTATCAAACAAACCAAAGCCTGGGATAACTACCGATCTGATTACCGGCCGCTAGTTGAATTTGCCAAAGATAAACAACTTACGGTAGTAGCAGCCAATGCGCCTCGCGAGCATGTTCGCTGTATTGGTCAGCAAGGCTTAGGCTATTTAGAGGGCTTAGAAGAATCTGAACGCAGCAAACTTGCCCAAGACTTTACAACCAACGATCCGGCCTACCAACAGCGACTGTTTGGTAACGCTCACCATGGCGATAGCGAACAAAGCAAAAATCACTTTTTCGCCATGTTAGCTTGGGATGAGACAATGGCAGAATCTATTACTCTGCAACTGCAGTCTCAAACTACTCAACAGGTGATGCACACGGTGGGCAACTTTCATATTGAACAACGACAAGGCACCTACTCAAGAGTAGAACAACGTCTTGAAGGTAAAAAAGTTAGTTCTTTAGTGGCGATAAACCACAGTGAGTTTATTAAATTAAGCGAGCAACAAAAACAAGCATTAGGTGACTACTTAATTGTGGTAAAAAGCCTGCCGGTGCGTTATCAAAACAAAGCTAATCAGCAAGCAGAATTTAAGCATATTAAGAAACAATCTAGTAAGCAGTGTAAAAGCGCTAACTAA